One Methylophaga marina DNA window includes the following coding sequences:
- the flgC gene encoding flagellar basal body rod protein FlgC: MSLFNIFDIAGSGMSAQSLRLNTTASNLANVDSVSSSVDQTYKARQPVFATVLDDVQEGYKQGAVQVQGVVESQAPVRQEYNPSHPMANEDGYIFHSNVDPITEMANMMSASRSYQNNVEIANTSKQLLLRTLQLGQ; this comes from the coding sequence ATGTCTTTATTTAATATTTTTGATATTGCCGGTAGTGGCATGAGTGCTCAGTCTCTGCGTCTGAACACAACAGCAAGTAATCTAGCGAATGTGGACAGTGTCAGTAGCAGTGTTGATCAAACATACAAAGCCAGACAACCGGTCTTTGCGACCGTACTTGATGATGTTCAGGAAGGTTACAAGCAGGGTGCAGTGCAAGTTCAGGGAGTGGTTGAAAGCCAGGCACCTGTGAGACAGGAATACAACCCAAGTCATCCAATGGCAAACGAAGATGGCTATATTTTCCACTCTAATGTGGATCCAATTACCGAAATGGCAAATATGATGTCCGCGTCACGTTCTTATCAAAACAACGTTGAAATCGCGAATACCTCAAAACAATTGCTGTTAAGAACATTACAGTTAGGGCAATAA
- the flgB gene encoding flagellar basal body rod protein FlgB gives MPINFDSAIGVHADALRVRSQRAELLASNMANADTPNYKAQDIDFKETLKNAMAGSSPSQLNTTNNKHYATNPESNGLMGPIQYRVATQDSLDGNSVDEEVEQAQFMQNAVQYQASLQFLGGKFSSMTRALKGE, from the coding sequence ATGCCGATTAATTTTGATAGTGCGATTGGAGTTCATGCTGATGCATTGCGGGTGCGATCACAGCGTGCAGAGTTACTGGCCAGCAATATGGCTAATGCTGATACGCCTAATTACAAAGCTCAGGATATTGATTTTAAAGAGACTTTGAAGAATGCGATGGCAGGATCTTCTCCTAGCCAACTGAACACGACGAATAACAAACACTACGCCACTAATCCGGAATCTAATGGGCTTATGGGACCCATCCAATATCGAGTGGCCACTCAGGACTCACTTGATGGCAATAGTGTCGATGAGGAGGTTGAGCAGGCACAGTTTATGCAGAATGCTGTTCAGTATCAGGCCAGCCTTCAGTTTTTGGGTGGCAAGTTTAGTTCGATGACACGAGCACTGAAAGGAGAGTAG
- a CDS encoding GspH/FimT family pseudopilin: MVKDKINQGFTLVELMVTLAVAAIILAIAAPSFSQMIRDHRLITTANDFMGTMQLARSEAIRRGIQVTMLPITNGDWSSGWNVFTDWDADESLGDVGAACAENQDCFLSQQNALDSVTSVAAGNTGSGFRFMPTGEILSTLGFPNGNITFCSTGSNERIITVNQSGSSRISIGNVCP, encoded by the coding sequence GTGGTAAAAGACAAAATTAATCAAGGATTTACTTTAGTTGAATTGATGGTAACACTCGCTGTTGCAGCCATCATATTAGCTATTGCTGCCCCTAGTTTTTCTCAAATGATTCGAGACCACCGCCTTATCACGACAGCAAATGATTTTATGGGCACCATGCAACTGGCACGCAGCGAAGCTATCAGAAGAGGCATTCAAGTCACCATGCTACCGATTACCAATGGTGACTGGAGTAGTGGTTGGAATGTATTTACTGACTGGGATGCTGATGAATCGCTTGGAGATGTAGGGGCAGCTTGTGCAGAGAATCAGGATTGCTTTCTATCTCAACAAAATGCATTGGACAGCGTTACGTCAGTCGCTGCCGGAAATACAGGCAGTGGATTTCGGTTTATGCCGACAGGTGAAATTCTATCCACACTAGGTTTCCCAAATGGCAATATCACTTTTTGCTCGACAGGCAGCAATGAAAGAATTATTACCGTGAACCAGTCAGGTAGTAGCAGAATTTCTATCGGGAATGTTTGCCCATGA
- the pilV gene encoding type IV pilus modification protein PilV, which translates to MMRRQQTGFTLLEVMVAVFVLAIGLLGMAHLQVTTLKANSTAGLKTQANILAGSILERMKANTTAAYAKNYDILFNQGTPAGNSVSDTDVREWRAALAAYLPAGEGQIVCGNFLVNQPFICTITVRWSDIQIGDENTNYGDYATSTMVLESAI; encoded by the coding sequence ATGATGAGACGTCAACAAACCGGCTTTACCTTACTGGAAGTTATGGTGGCAGTATTTGTCTTAGCTATAGGTTTACTTGGTATGGCACATTTACAAGTCACCACCCTCAAGGCCAACTCAACCGCAGGCCTCAAAACCCAAGCTAATATTCTTGCTGGCAGCATACTAGAGCGCATGAAAGCCAATACCACGGCAGCCTATGCAAAAAACTATGACATTCTTTTTAATCAAGGTACGCCAGCTGGCAATAGTGTTTCTGATACGGATGTTCGAGAATGGCGAGCGGCTTTAGCAGCCTATCTTCCTGCAGGTGAAGGACAAATTGTGTGTGGCAACTTTCTTGTGAACCAGCCCTTCATTTGTACGATCACGGTGAGATGGTCAGATATTCAAATTGGTGATGAGAATACTAATTATGGTGACTATGCGACCTCGACAATGGTTCTGGAAAGTGCAATATGA
- a CDS encoding PilW family protein — protein MNKEKGFSLVELMVALVIGLLLIAGVIELFVSTRQTYRVQDMKARMQEDGRYAIHHISSLLDRAGYIGCNSIPTGNRGAAGRNSGGTGRSLVNNLNTANNYFWDIGGAPVLGHEADNNGGWSPALPAGINQAIAGSDVFTLRTVSNVFIEVSHFDSSLGPSAPVKIPQDNPLDDCDPATEAKPGECANIVIASDCNNSVIFQVTNDPSVDGNLEHETGIGTPGNSRVDLGLSGLSQGWLNTITTHTFFIRNGPSNYPSLYQMVLGKNPDVLIEGVEQMQVEYGVDTSNNGSVDQYVKANAVADWEQVISVRISLVMINIDPQQNDNVALGDGTYTLEGNVITPDDGRLRQVFTKTITLRNRIL, from the coding sequence ATGAATAAAGAAAAAGGGTTTTCTCTAGTCGAATTGATGGTGGCACTTGTCATAGGCCTTTTACTGATTGCTGGGGTAATAGAGTTATTCGTTAGTACGCGTCAAACCTATCGTGTACAAGATATGAAAGCGCGCATGCAAGAAGATGGACGCTATGCAATTCATCACATTTCATCGCTTTTAGACCGCGCCGGTTACATCGGTTGTAACTCTATCCCTACAGGGAATAGAGGGGCTGCAGGAAGAAATTCAGGGGGTACAGGTAGAAGCCTAGTCAATAATCTGAACACGGCAAATAATTATTTCTGGGACATAGGTGGTGCCCCAGTCTTAGGCCACGAAGCAGATAACAACGGTGGCTGGTCTCCCGCATTACCTGCTGGAATCAATCAAGCGATAGCAGGTAGTGATGTATTTACCTTACGTACAGTGAGCAATGTCTTTATTGAAGTGAGTCATTTCGATAGCAGTTTAGGCCCCTCTGCTCCGGTTAAAATTCCACAGGATAATCCTCTGGATGACTGCGATCCGGCGACAGAAGCAAAGCCTGGTGAGTGTGCTAACATCGTGATTGCTTCTGACTGCAATAATAGCGTGATTTTTCAGGTGACCAATGATCCCTCAGTAGACGGCAATCTTGAACATGAAACAGGTATCGGTACACCTGGAAATAGTAGAGTTGACTTGGGACTATCTGGCCTAAGTCAGGGCTGGTTAAATACCATCACTACACATACTTTTTTTATTCGAAATGGCCCCAGTAATTACCCTTCTCTTTATCAGATGGTGCTAGGAAAAAATCCAGATGTACTTATCGAAGGTGTCGAACAGATGCAGGTGGAGTATGGTGTCGATACCAGCAATAACGGTAGTGTAGACCAATATGTCAAAGCAAATGCAGTGGCTGACTGGGAGCAGGTTATCAGTGTTCGCATCTCCTTAGTCATGATCAATATTGACCCTCAACAAAATGATAATGTGGCATTAGGGGATGGCACCTATACCCTCGAGGGCAATGTCATCACCCCAGATGACGGCAGGTTGAGGCAAGTCTTTACCAAAACAATAACGCTCAGGAACCGTATATTATGA
- a CDS encoding pilus assembly PilX family protein, which yields MKIQQSGAALIVSLIMLLLLTMIGIFAMRTGVMEEKMAANQIDRDIAFKAAEVALRAGEGTVLNWVNLPICSDTGAPGCWTKQSMDPVGTDATPWWLQRNAAWWTANGTAATQPQGAVSPPRYVIEEIIKPGNSNGNKPRDQQQGGAKFYRVTARGVGGSVQSVVLLQSVVRMR from the coding sequence ATGAAAATTCAACAATCAGGTGCGGCCTTGATTGTCAGTCTCATTATGCTGTTATTGCTGACCATGATAGGAATCTTTGCCATGCGTACAGGTGTCATGGAAGAAAAAATGGCAGCTAATCAAATTGACAGAGATATAGCGTTTAAAGCAGCTGAAGTGGCGTTACGAGCTGGTGAAGGTACCGTCTTAAACTGGGTTAATCTGCCAATTTGTTCCGATACTGGTGCCCCCGGGTGTTGGACCAAACAATCTATGGATCCTGTCGGCACAGATGCGACCCCTTGGTGGCTTCAACGTAACGCCGCCTGGTGGACTGCAAATGGCACAGCCGCCACCCAACCACAAGGTGCTGTCAGCCCACCACGTTATGTCATTGAAGAAATTATAAAACCCGGAAATAGTAACGGTAATAAGCCTCGAGACCAGCAACAAGGTGGTGCTAAGTTCTACCGCGTTACTGCCCGCGGTGTGGGTGGCTCAGTGCAATCCGTGGTCCTTTTACAGTCTGTCGTTCGTATGAGGTAA
- a CDS encoding pilus assembly protein produces MNKLSSFTALVLLGIYSLTSSAANLNISNVPLYLGGVVAPNIMFTLDDSGSMQWEVMPDENLHYANYLFPRPSSLYGGVTYSNQVPNFDDDNVHNFFSRSSVNNAVFYNPDVTYVPWSKADGTSMGNANPSAALYNPADPSRGSINLKTQQTQYSCWFKHGSSLSSAYGDPCNGNHSFWPITYYKYNGSASDSEALRLDRSRYTRVRITDSTSASTTFTSPNGTTRTRDEEIQNFANWFQYYRSRILTARAGVGRAFATQSENSRVGFAAINEGSRTIDGVSSNRALIRGVRKFSGANRTAFYDNLYDHVINNYGTPLRSAAASVGQYYERTDNRGPWGANPGTDDSSAHLTCRQSYHILTTDGYWNGGSPGLGNVDNNNGTTISGPNDDDYTYIASPPFSDSWSNTLADTAMHYWKRDLRTDLENEVPTNTEDPAFWQHMVTFTVGLGVKGSLDPENDLDALSATPPTKSWPDPGSSNPAKIDDLWHAAVNSHGNFFSAADPDEFAESLAGILQNITSRTSSSAAVAVNSGAITSDSKVYQARFNSGDWTGRLLAFGFDDDGQLLPSALWDAANKIPSADQRVIFTSDGNNGYAFDWNALNSSQKLLLGSEDVLNYLRGNQSKEQSKSEGIYRTRTKLLGDIINSSPVLLGPPRSDYYDQWGNRSEDDEPEDSVLYSEFVSTYLNRTAMIYVGANDGMLHAFDADSGVEKFAYVPNSVYDNLKELSSPSYSHKYYVDASPTVVDAFFDGSWHTVLVSGLGAGGQGYFALDITDPSAFSNETESAKKVLWEFTDKNDPDMGYTMGQANIVRLNNGKWAALFSGGYNNTFDNDADGSANNASHDSDDGNGYIYIVDLETGSLIRKFDTQTGKNEDPTEQFRPNGIATPTAIDTNQDGTTDLIYAGDMFGNVWSIEIGSNNKNEWDFTYRDADTNKPLPLYSACFGTSCNKDNIQPITTPVKVELHSEKNGYLLLFGTGKYFEVGDNTPVDQVTQSFYAIWDPRVYDADTSSYTRYAFSRAQLNKRALAEFTILGTNYRTISASESDKIINWGTANTDDRGWYVDLVSASSGENSGERQVSEAIIRDEKVIFTSLVPSEDACDFGGSSWLMELDYYTGLPLNYQPLDINGDGVIDANDLYVDTDGDGEPDTEVPVVAGKGYDSIISPPKISRRVPGSGSTEVKFMSDAETGELILEEESSSEDAIGRRSWIQLTD; encoded by the coding sequence ATGAATAAATTATCCTCTTTCACAGCGCTCGTATTATTGGGTATTTACTCGCTGACATCTTCAGCAGCTAATCTCAACATCAGTAATGTGCCACTCTATCTCGGTGGTGTGGTTGCACCGAATATCATGTTTACACTTGATGATTCAGGTTCAATGCAATGGGAGGTCATGCCTGATGAGAATTTACATTATGCGAATTACCTGTTCCCTAGACCGTCCAGTCTTTATGGTGGTGTTACCTACAGTAACCAGGTACCAAACTTTGATGACGATAACGTCCATAACTTCTTTTCACGCTCATCTGTCAACAACGCAGTGTTCTACAACCCAGATGTGACTTATGTGCCTTGGAGTAAGGCTGATGGCACGAGTATGGGGAATGCGAATCCATCAGCTGCGCTATATAACCCGGCCGATCCTTCACGTGGAAGTATCAACTTAAAAACTCAACAAACACAATATTCATGCTGGTTCAAACATGGCAGTAGCCTCAGTAGTGCTTATGGAGACCCATGCAATGGTAACCATAGTTTTTGGCCCATCACATACTACAAATACAATGGCAGCGCTTCTGACTCAGAGGCATTGCGATTAGATCGCTCTCGCTATACACGGGTAAGAATTACCGACTCCACTTCAGCTAGTACAACATTCACCAGTCCAAACGGTACGACTCGAACTCGTGATGAAGAAATACAAAACTTTGCTAACTGGTTTCAATATTACCGCTCAAGAATTTTGACAGCTCGTGCTGGTGTAGGCCGCGCATTTGCCACCCAATCCGAAAATTCCCGTGTAGGTTTTGCTGCAATAAACGAGGGTAGCCGCACTATCGATGGTGTCAGCAGTAACAGAGCCCTCATCAGAGGCGTCAGAAAATTTAGCGGTGCGAACAGGACCGCATTTTACGATAACCTCTACGATCATGTGATTAACAATTACGGTACGCCACTCAGGTCAGCTGCAGCCAGTGTAGGCCAATATTACGAAAGAACCGACAACAGAGGACCATGGGGAGCTAACCCAGGTACTGATGACTCCTCTGCTCACCTGACTTGTCGTCAGAGCTATCATATTCTTACTACAGATGGCTACTGGAATGGCGGCAGCCCTGGGCTTGGAAATGTCGATAATAACAACGGCACCACCATCAGTGGTCCCAATGATGACGATTATACGTACATTGCATCTCCCCCTTTCTCTGACTCATGGTCAAATACACTGGCTGATACAGCCATGCACTACTGGAAACGGGATCTTCGGACAGACTTAGAAAATGAAGTACCAACCAACACGGAAGATCCAGCATTTTGGCAACACATGGTCACATTCACTGTGGGGCTCGGGGTCAAAGGCTCACTCGACCCAGAGAATGATTTAGACGCGCTTTCAGCCACACCTCCGACCAAATCATGGCCTGACCCGGGAAGTTCAAACCCAGCAAAAATAGATGACTTATGGCATGCTGCAGTCAATAGTCATGGTAATTTTTTCAGTGCTGCTGATCCTGATGAGTTTGCCGAATCACTTGCTGGCATTTTACAAAATATCACATCGAGAACTTCGTCCTCCGCTGCTGTTGCCGTTAACTCGGGTGCCATAACTAGTGACAGTAAAGTCTATCAAGCCCGTTTTAACAGTGGCGACTGGACAGGACGACTACTAGCGTTTGGCTTTGATGACGATGGACAATTATTACCTTCAGCATTGTGGGATGCTGCTAATAAAATTCCAAGCGCCGACCAACGAGTGATATTCACCTCTGATGGTAATAATGGTTATGCATTTGACTGGAACGCATTGAATTCTAGTCAAAAATTATTATTAGGCAGCGAAGATGTATTGAATTATCTGCGTGGTAACCAATCGAAAGAGCAGAGTAAGTCCGAGGGTATCTATAGAACACGAACTAAATTACTTGGCGATATTATTAATTCCTCTCCAGTGTTACTTGGTCCTCCTAGATCAGATTATTACGATCAATGGGGCAATAGATCAGAAGATGATGAGCCAGAAGATTCTGTCCTATATTCTGAGTTTGTCAGCACCTATCTGAACCGAACCGCTATGATTTATGTAGGGGCGAATGATGGTATGTTGCATGCGTTTGATGCTGATTCTGGAGTTGAAAAGTTTGCCTACGTCCCGAATAGTGTCTATGACAACTTGAAAGAATTATCATCCCCCAGCTACTCACACAAATATTACGTTGATGCCAGTCCGACTGTTGTGGATGCCTTTTTTGATGGCAGCTGGCATACAGTACTTGTTTCAGGTCTTGGTGCGGGTGGTCAAGGTTACTTTGCCTTGGATATTACGGATCCTTCAGCATTTTCAAATGAAACAGAATCAGCTAAAAAAGTGTTGTGGGAATTTACCGATAAGAATGATCCCGATATGGGATACACAATGGGACAAGCAAATATTGTTCGTTTGAACAACGGTAAATGGGCAGCCTTATTTAGTGGCGGGTACAACAATACTTTTGATAATGACGCTGATGGCAGTGCAAATAATGCAAGTCATGACAGTGATGATGGCAATGGTTATATCTATATCGTAGATTTAGAAACCGGTAGCCTGATTCGTAAGTTTGATACACAAACAGGCAAAAATGAGGATCCAACCGAACAGTTTAGACCAAATGGAATCGCCACGCCGACAGCTATCGACACAAACCAGGATGGCACCACCGATCTAATATATGCCGGTGATATGTTTGGTAATGTTTGGAGCATTGAAATTGGTAGCAATAATAAGAATGAATGGGACTTTACATACAGAGATGCGGATACCAATAAACCACTGCCCTTATACTCAGCGTGTTTCGGGACAAGCTGTAACAAAGACAACATTCAACCAATTACAACACCAGTTAAAGTAGAGCTTCATAGCGAAAAAAATGGCTATTTACTTTTATTTGGTACCGGTAAATATTTTGAAGTTGGTGACAATACTCCAGTTGATCAAGTTACACAGAGTTTTTATGCTATTTGGGATCCGAGAGTATATGATGCTGATACATCCTCCTATACACGTTATGCATTTTCTCGGGCTCAACTTAATAAGAGAGCATTGGCTGAGTTCACGATTCTAGGCACAAACTATCGAACAATTTCGGCCTCAGAATCAGATAAAATCATTAACTGGGGTACAGCTAACACTGATGACCGAGGCTGGTATGTTGACTTAGTCAGTGCATCATCAGGTGAAAATAGTGGTGAAAGACAAGTTTCTGAAGCCATTATCCGAGATGAAAAAGTGATCTTTACGTCACTTGTGCCATCAGAAGATGCATGTGATTTTGGTGGTAGTAGTTGGTTAATGGAATTAGACTATTACACGGGACTACCTCTGAACTATCAGCCGCTGGATATCAATGGCGATGGTGTGATTGATGCAAATGATCTCTATGTAGATACTGATGGTGACGGTGAGCCAGATACCGAGGTGCCAGTTGTCGCAGGTAAAGGCTATGACAGTATCATTTCTCCACCTAAAATCAGCAGACGTGTTCCTGGTTCTGGCTCCACTGAAGTGAAATTTATGAGTGATGCCGAGACAGGTGAGCTTATTTTAGAAGAAGAGTCTTCAAGTGAGGATGCGATAGGAAGACGATCTTGGATTCAACTGACTGATTAA
- a CDS encoding type IV pilin protein, whose translation MNNIKYRENGFTLIELMVVVVILGILAAIAYPSYQEQVRQTRRANAQADLMELASYMERYYTENFTYVGTRGALPFAQSPKTGTAYYTIVVAANPTATSYQLVATAQGSQANDVNCTP comes from the coding sequence ATGAATAACATAAAATATAGAGAAAATGGTTTTACACTTATCGAATTGATGGTTGTGGTTGTCATTCTCGGTATTTTGGCTGCCATTGCTTATCCATCCTATCAAGAGCAAGTCAGGCAAACTCGACGAGCTAATGCTCAGGCTGATTTAATGGAACTGGCAAGTTATATGGAGAGGTATTACACAGAAAACTTTACTTACGTAGGCACACGGGGTGCCTTACCTTTTGCTCAGTCACCTAAGACTGGAACAGCCTATTACACTATCGTTGTAGCAGCGAATCCTACGGCGACAAGTTATCAATTAGTGGCAACAGCCCAAGGGAGCCAAGCAAATGACGTCAACTGCACCCCCTGA
- a CDS encoding retention module-containing protein, translating into MATEIGVVKALIGAVTATSTDGSVRTLQVGDVVYANDLISTGAEGAIEIEFADGSVMDLGRSSQALLDSEVFDPVNIDVADNEESVSDDVDAIQQAILEGQDPTQAAEETAAGAGNAAGNEGHDAVFVDYLEPERIPEAGFDTVGVSNTYDFPEADLLFIDDNDPEQSDVPPIEPPPPPPPPGDIVIQAPSSLVSEGGLVNGISGGSATSTQTISLELGGNDLSSISLSTTGDTTDLLTLDGSAIDTVWDSSTGTLIGYISGTDSSDSANQVFTVSLSNISNSQASYTVELLQPLRDVDGVVENINVNVNVTDDLGGTSSASFNVTVQDDAPVANPEQRATTLGQSVDTNLLLILDTSNSMNGSAEFQGMTKLEVMIKSSLNLIEQYEALGDVMVNLVTFNNNAENPTSLWVDTATAKDIINSLSATGETNYDDAIREAIDAFNDTGKLDGARNIAYFMSDGAPNESNQTDADGNFIGVGIDSSEQQAWEQFLIDNGITSYALGMGADAVSEELAPIAYDGVNSSEIPVITVTDFSQLSDTLTSTVTGNSVSGDLLDGGLPSSAGADGGWISQITIDGVDYTYNQFTNTASVGSAVASFDVTTHVWTITTANGSVLTVDMDNGEYTYTVGDSASGTFTEEITYAVTDGDGDSASNSFTIDVDVDLSTLVVSDDVVITNQSSVDIPDWALFANDSGADGETYSLNGVSAPSDSDSASVNGNSVTFNDANSNGGSFSYQNQAGSQQDSANVSVTQVNGSLLEGTFRDEILIGSNDVDFIYGGAGNDVLIGGTGGTYNSGEREVIARVSPGQTGTGNDNQFSFTLTALAAAALYVTEVRISLAEYNAFFDQVGTDSYTFTLGDGSTISSDDIQMVTGGDTDELVITFEPGTFTNGETLTFGIDTDGRGMTRGEDFGSREVPFKVSFSDGTSLDGSYESDSVNGGSTATVNDSPIVTETLDGGSGDDILVGGDGEHILLGGEGDDTLVGGGGNDILTGGEGADLFIWNSGDQGSAASPAADIVTDFNGSEGDVLDLSDILQGEESNDITDYISVAEQGSDVVLSLTPEGDGGDMTQTITLQNTSIDQLVGSDASGMSNADIINSLITSGQIQVDQS; encoded by the coding sequence ATGGCTACAGAAATTGGTGTTGTAAAAGCGCTCATTGGCGCTGTAACAGCCACCTCCACGGATGGTTCTGTAAGAACACTACAAGTGGGTGATGTGGTCTATGCCAATGATTTGATTTCAACAGGGGCAGAAGGTGCCATTGAAATCGAGTTTGCAGACGGCAGTGTCATGGATCTGGGCCGAAGCTCTCAAGCATTGCTGGATAGTGAAGTATTTGATCCAGTCAATATTGACGTTGCTGATAATGAAGAGTCTGTTAGTGACGATGTTGATGCTATCCAACAGGCTATTTTAGAAGGGCAAGATCCTACACAAGCTGCTGAAGAAACTGCTGCTGGCGCGGGTAATGCGGCGGGAAATGAAGGCCATGATGCGGTCTTTGTCGACTATTTAGAGCCGGAAAGAATACCCGAGGCAGGATTTGATACCGTTGGCGTCAGCAATACTTATGACTTTCCTGAGGCAGATCTGCTGTTTATTGATGATAATGATCCTGAACAGTCTGATGTACCGCCAATTGAGCCGCCACCGCCTCCTCCGCCACCAGGTGATATTGTTATCCAGGCGCCATCCAGTTTGGTTTCTGAAGGCGGACTAGTGAACGGAATATCAGGTGGTTCGGCAACATCGACACAAACGATTAGCTTGGAACTCGGTGGAAATGATTTAAGCTCTATTTCCTTGTCCACCACAGGTGATACCACTGATTTATTAACACTTGATGGTTCAGCGATAGACACCGTTTGGGATAGTTCTACAGGGACATTGATAGGTTACATCAGTGGAACAGATTCTAGTGACTCAGCTAACCAGGTTTTTACAGTATCACTCAGTAATATTTCAAATTCGCAAGCATCCTACACCGTTGAGCTTCTCCAACCGTTACGTGATGTCGATGGTGTTGTTGAAAACATAAATGTAAACGTTAACGTAACTGATGACCTCGGTGGCACATCGTCAGCTAGTTTCAACGTTACAGTGCAAGATGATGCGCCTGTCGCAAATCCGGAACAACGTGCAACAACGCTAGGACAATCAGTTGATACAAATCTACTATTGATCCTTGACACGTCTAACAGCATGAATGGATCTGCTGAGTTTCAGGGCATGACGAAACTGGAAGTAATGATTAAATCCAGCTTGAACTTAATCGAGCAGTACGAAGCCCTTGGTGATGTCATGGTGAACTTAGTGACATTTAACAATAATGCTGAGAATCCAACCAGCCTCTGGGTTGACACTGCCACAGCAAAAGACATCATCAACTCACTTTCTGCAACTGGTGAAACAAATTATGATGATGCTATTCGAGAGGCGATAGATGCCTTTAATGATACAGGCAAATTAGACGGTGCACGGAATATTGCTTACTTCATGTCTGATGGCGCACCAAATGAAAGTAATCAAACCGATGCTGATGGCAATTTTATTGGTGTGGGCATTGATAGCAGTGAGCAACAGGCCTGGGAACAGTTTTTAATTGATAATGGCATCACTTCATACGCCCTAGGTATGGGGGCAGATGCTGTATCTGAGGAATTAGCGCCGATAGCTTATGACGGTGTCAATAGTTCAGAAATCCCGGTCATTACAGTGACGGATTTTTCTCAGCTTAGTGACACTTTAACAAGTACTGTCACAGGCAATAGTGTCTCTGGCGATCTACTCGACGGCGGACTCCCATCAAGTGCAGGAGCCGATGGCGGTTGGATTAGTCAGATTACGATCGATGGTGTTGACTATACTTACAATCAATTCACGAATACAGCCTCTGTCGGTAGCGCTGTCGCCAGTTTTGATGTGACAACACACGTATGGACGATTACAACCGCTAATGGAAGTGTTTTAACGGTTGATATGGATAATGGTGAATACACCTATACAGTAGGGGATTCTGCAAGTGGTACCTTCACTGAAGAAATAACCTACGCGGTCACTGATGGCGATGGTGATAGTGCTAGTAACTCATTTACTATCGATGTCGATGTGGATTTATCTACGTTAGTCGTCAGTGATGACGTCGTTATTACTAATCAAAGCTCCGTTGATATACCTGATTGGGCTTTATTTGCTAATGATAGTGGTGCTGATGGTGAAACATACTCCCTAAATGGAGTTAGTGCTCCATCGGACTCCGATAGTGCTTCAGTCAATGGTAATAGTGTGACCTTCAATGATGCCAATAGTAATGGCGGCAGTTTCAGCTATCAGAATCAGGCAGGCAGTCAACAAGATTCTGCCAATGTCTCTGTTACACAGGTGAATGGAAGTCTGTTGGAAGGCACATTCCGAGATGAAATTCTAATTGGTAGCAACGACGTTGATTTTATCTATGGCGGCGCTGGTAATGATGTTCTGATAGGCGGTACAGGCGGTACATATAATTCAGGTGAAAGAGAAGTCATTGCCAGGGTAAGTCCAGGACAAACTGGTACGGGCAATGATAATCAGTTTTCTTTCACTTTGACTGCATTAGCCGCTGCTGCATTATATGTCACGGAGGTACGTATCTCCTTAGCCGAATATAATGCCTTTTTTGATCAGGTAGGAACCGATAGCTATACCTTCACCCTCGGTGATGGTTCAACTATATCAAGTGATGACATTCAGATGGTTACAGGTGGCGATACTGATGAGCTAGTCATCACGTTTGAACCTGGTACTTTCACGAATGGAGAGACTCTCACCTTCGGTATTGATACTGATGGCCGGGGGATGACGAGAGGTGAAGATTTTGGATCACGAGAAGTGCCTTTTAAGGTCTCTTTCAGTGATGGAACCAGTCTCGATGGGTCTTATGAGTCGGACTCTGTAAATGGTGGAAGCACAGCAACAGTCAATGACTCACCAATAGTGACGGAAACCCTGGATGGTGGTTCAGGAGACGATATTCTCGTCGGTGGTGATGGTGAGCATATTCTACTTGGTGGTGAAGGGGATGATACGCTTGTCGGCGGTGGCGGCAATGATATCCTTACTGGTGGTGAAGGCGCAGACTTGTTTATCTGGAACTCAGGTGATCAAGGCTCAGCTGCCAGCCCTGCTGCTGATATTGTCACTGATTTTAATGGCAGTGAAGGTGATGTATTGGATCTTTCTGATATTCTGCAGGGAGAAGAAAGTAATGATATTACCGATTATATCTCAGTCGCTGAACAAGGTAGCGATGTTGTACTTTCGCTAACCCCAGAAGGCGATGGTGGTGATATGACACAAACAATCACCTTACAAAATACCAGTATTGATCAACTGGTTGGTAGTGATGCATCTGGTATGTCAAATGCAGATATTATCAACTCTTTGATTACTAGTGGTCAGATACAAGTAGATCAAAGTTAA